The proteins below come from a single Nocardiopsis gilva YIM 90087 genomic window:
- a CDS encoding sulfurtransferase yields MSRSDVLVDADWVEAHLNDQDVVLVEVDEDTSAYDKGHIPNAVKIDWKKDLQDPVRRDFIDKTGFETLLSERGISNDDTVVLYGGNNNWFAAYAYWYFRLYGHQKVRLLDGGRKKWELDSRELVEEVPERTKTSYSAQDQDRAIRAFRDEVVGAIGTKDLVDVRSPDEFVGKLLAPAHLPQETSQRPGHIPTARNIPWAKTANEDGTFKSNDELRELYTEAGVDLNKDIIAYCRIGERSSHTWFALHELLGLENVKNYDGSWTEYGSLVGVPIELGEAK; encoded by the coding sequence ATGAGCCGCTCCGACGTCCTTGTGGACGCCGACTGGGTGGAGGCTCACCTGAACGACCAAGATGTCGTTCTCGTGGAGGTCGACGAGGACACCTCGGCCTACGACAAGGGGCACATCCCCAACGCCGTCAAAATCGACTGGAAGAAGGACCTCCAGGACCCGGTCCGGCGCGACTTCATCGACAAGACCGGCTTCGAGACACTGCTCTCCGAGCGCGGCATCTCCAATGACGACACCGTCGTCCTCTACGGCGGCAACAACAACTGGTTCGCCGCCTACGCCTACTGGTACTTCCGCCTGTACGGCCACCAGAAGGTGCGGCTGCTCGACGGCGGCCGGAAGAAGTGGGAGCTCGACTCCCGCGAGCTGGTCGAGGAGGTGCCCGAGCGCACCAAGACCTCCTACAGCGCCCAGGACCAGGACCGGGCCATCCGGGCCTTCCGCGACGAGGTCGTCGGCGCCATCGGCACCAAGGACCTGGTGGACGTGCGCTCCCCCGACGAGTTCGTGGGCAAGCTGCTCGCCCCGGCCCACCTGCCGCAGGAGACCTCGCAGCGGCCCGGCCACATTCCGACCGCCCGGAACATCCCGTGGGCCAAGACCGCCAACGAGGACGGCACGTTCAAGTCCAACGATGAGCTGCGTGAGCTCTACACCGAGGCCGGTGTGGACCTGAACAAGGACATCATCGCCTACTGCCGTATCGGCGAGCGCTCGTCGCACACCTGGTTCGCCCTGCACGAGCTGCTCGGCCTGGAGAACGTGAAGAACTACGACGGTTCATGGACCGAATACGGCTCGCTGGTCGGCGTGCCGATCGAGCTTGGGGAGGCCAAGTGA
- a CDS encoding DUF1416 domain-containing protein, translating to MDRIRLAGRRADRAWGGQVSNDGCGAPVGGVALANADAGDQAVIQGVVKRDGAPLRGAYARLLNTDGDFVGEVATGDEGTFRFFAADGDWKVRVLASQGFTAEYDVAAQVGKVIDLQVEA from the coding sequence ATGGACCGAATACGGCTCGCTGGTCGGCGTGCCGATCGAGCTTGGGGAGGCCAAGTGAGTAACGACGGATGCGGAGCGCCGGTCGGCGGCGTGGCCCTGGCCAACGCGGACGCCGGTGACCAGGCGGTCATCCAGGGCGTCGTGAAGCGCGACGGGGCCCCGCTGCGCGGCGCCTACGCGCGGCTGCTCAACACCGACGGTGACTTCGTCGGCGAGGTCGCCACCGGCGACGAGGGAACGTTCCGCTTCTTCGCCGCCGATGGGGACTGGAAGGTCCGCGTGCTCGCCTCCCAGGGCTTCACCGCGGAGTACGACGTCGCGGCCCAGGTGGGCAAGGTCATCGACCTCCAGGTCGAGGCCTGA
- a CDS encoding EamA family transporter, which produces MSPAILAAVLGAALLHAAWNAIAHAITDRLLGFALIGASGMVCGGALAVATGPPAPEVWPLLLGSALVHVVYMSLLMLSYRTGEFGQVYPLARGTAPWVVALAATVVIGEALPPVHLAGVLVISAGLMALVFAGGRPRPGQAPALVAAVATGLAIAAYTVLDGSGARLSGDPVGYLAWLMLLQGPVFMIVAVITRRGRLVEQLRPIWRVGALGGALSAGAYGLVLWAQTQGALASVAALRETSIVFGAIIGAIAFKESFGHVRSISAIAVVTGIVLLAL; this is translated from the coding sequence ATGAGCCCCGCCATCCTCGCCGCCGTGCTCGGCGCCGCGCTTCTGCACGCCGCCTGGAACGCGATCGCGCACGCGATCACCGACCGCCTTCTCGGCTTCGCGCTCATCGGTGCCTCCGGGATGGTCTGCGGCGGGGCGCTGGCCGTGGCGACCGGGCCGCCCGCGCCGGAGGTCTGGCCGCTCCTCCTGGGGTCGGCCCTGGTGCACGTGGTCTACATGAGCCTGCTCATGCTCTCCTACCGGACCGGGGAATTCGGTCAGGTCTATCCGCTGGCCCGGGGGACGGCGCCGTGGGTGGTGGCGCTGGCCGCGACCGTCGTCATCGGCGAGGCCCTGCCCCCGGTCCACCTGGCCGGGGTGCTGGTGATCTCCGCCGGGCTGATGGCGCTGGTGTTCGCCGGCGGACGGCCCCGACCTGGTCAAGCTCCGGCTCTGGTCGCGGCCGTCGCCACCGGGCTGGCGATCGCCGCCTACACCGTCCTCGACGGCTCCGGCGCCCGCCTGTCCGGCGACCCCGTCGGCTATCTGGCCTGGCTGATGCTGCTGCAAGGGCCGGTCTTCATGATCGTCGCCGTCATCACGCGCCGGGGGCGGCTCGTGGAACAGCTGCGCCCGATCTGGCGCGTCGGTGCCCTGGGCGGCGCGCTGAGTGCGGGCGCCTACGGTCTCGTGCTGTGGGCGCAGACGCAGGGGGCGCTGGCGAGCGTCGCGGCCCTGCGCGAGACCAGCATCGTTTTCGGCGCCATAATCGGCGCGATCGCGTTCAAGGAGAGTTTCGGCCATGTCCGATCTATCTCCGCGATCGCTGTCGTGACCGGTATCGTCCTGCTCGCGCTCTGA
- a CDS encoding MurT ligase domain-containing protein — translation MSELPLRAQLAAVLGKGAATLSRATGRGDGSVIGGRVALKVEPELLAKLARGRRLTLVSATNGKTTTTRLIASALRELGEIATNEHGANMPTGHITALANAPEARNGVLEVDEKYLPQVLRDTSPAVVVLMNLSRDQMDRASEINLLAKKWRDALRRSEAHVVANADDPLVAWAGLGARHATWVAAGQRWKEDSWCCPECGGHLKREPDPHWECPECGLSRPEASWAVDNENDTITDSNGQPMRMELGLPGDANRANAAVAVATAAAYGIHPKQSLPRLREIRSVAGRYTSVVTDGVEVRLLLAKNPAGWLESFAVLSQPHVPVILSVNAQIPDGKDTSWLWDVDYTVLRGRRVFVMGERRTDLALRLETDGVPFQVADTVADVVSHVKAEQSGITQIDVIANYTAFQQIRTAYGRVQ, via the coding sequence ATGAGCGAACTTCCCTTGCGCGCCCAGCTGGCCGCGGTTTTGGGCAAGGGCGCGGCCACGCTGTCCCGGGCCACCGGGCGCGGCGACGGTTCCGTCATCGGCGGCCGGGTCGCGCTCAAGGTCGAGCCGGAGCTGCTCGCCAAACTCGCCCGCGGACGCAGGCTGACGCTGGTCAGCGCGACCAATGGCAAGACCACGACGACCCGGCTGATCGCGTCGGCACTGCGCGAACTCGGCGAGATCGCGACCAACGAGCACGGCGCGAACATGCCGACCGGGCACATCACGGCCTTGGCGAACGCCCCGGAGGCCCGCAACGGCGTCCTTGAGGTCGACGAGAAGTACCTGCCGCAGGTCCTGCGGGACACCAGCCCGGCGGTCGTCGTGCTGATGAACCTGAGCCGCGACCAGATGGACCGCGCCTCGGAGATCAACCTGCTCGCCAAGAAGTGGCGCGACGCGTTGCGCCGCAGCGAGGCGCACGTCGTCGCCAACGCCGACGACCCCCTCGTCGCGTGGGCGGGCCTCGGCGCGCGGCACGCCACCTGGGTGGCGGCGGGCCAGCGCTGGAAGGAGGACTCCTGGTGCTGCCCGGAGTGCGGCGGCCACCTCAAGCGTGAGCCCGATCCCCACTGGGAGTGCCCCGAGTGCGGGCTGAGCCGCCCGGAGGCGAGCTGGGCCGTCGACAACGAGAACGACACGATCACGGACTCCAACGGCCAGCCGATGCGGATGGAGCTCGGCCTGCCCGGCGACGCCAACCGCGCGAACGCGGCCGTCGCCGTGGCCACCGCCGCCGCCTACGGCATCCACCCCAAGCAGTCGCTGCCGCGGCTGCGCGAGATCCGTTCGGTGGCCGGGCGCTACACCTCCGTCGTCACCGACGGCGTCGAGGTGCGGCTGCTGCTCGCCAAGAACCCGGCCGGGTGGCTGGAGTCGTTCGCGGTGCTCAGCCAGCCGCACGTGCCGGTGATCCTGTCCGTCAACGCGCAGATCCCCGACGGCAAGGACACCTCCTGGCTCTGGGACGTCGACTACACGGTGCTGCGCGGGCGGCGGGTCTTCGTCATGGGCGAGCGCCGTACCGACCTGGCGCTGCGGCTGGAGACCGACGGTGTTCCGTTCCAGGTCGCCGACACGGTCGCCGACGTGGTCAGCCACGTCAAGGCGGAGCAGTCCGGCATCACGCAGATCGACGTCATCGCCAACTACACGGCCTTCCAGCAGATCCGCACGGCCTACGGCCGTGTGCAGTAG
- a CDS encoding type 1 glutamine amidotransferase produces the protein MSDSSSALRIVWIYPDLLSTYGDKGNVLVLRRRAELRGIPVEEVHVHSSDPVPAEGDIYLLGGGEDRPQILAAERLRADGGLKRAAERGACVFAVCAGYQIVGESYGDDDDNPLPGVGILDIRSGRGQVRGVGEIVADVEPSLGVGRITGFENHQGRTAIGPSATPLSHVVKGVGNDDGQTEGAVQGQILGTYLHGPALPRNPGLADLLLRWRVGQIPPLEPSWGERLHEERLTAVL, from the coding sequence ATGAGCGACTCCAGCAGCGCCCTGCGCATCGTCTGGATCTATCCCGACCTGCTCAGCACCTACGGGGACAAGGGCAACGTGCTCGTGCTGCGCCGCCGCGCCGAGCTGCGCGGCATCCCGGTGGAGGAGGTGCACGTCCACTCCAGCGACCCCGTCCCGGCCGAGGGCGACATCTACCTGCTGGGCGGGGGCGAGGACCGGCCGCAGATCCTGGCGGCGGAGCGGCTGCGCGCCGACGGGGGGCTGAAGCGGGCGGCGGAGCGCGGCGCCTGCGTCTTCGCGGTCTGCGCCGGATACCAGATCGTCGGCGAGAGCTACGGTGACGACGACGACAACCCGCTGCCGGGTGTGGGCATCCTGGACATCCGCAGCGGGCGGGGCCAGGTCCGCGGGGTCGGCGAGATCGTGGCCGACGTCGAGCCGTCCCTGGGCGTCGGGCGCATCACCGGCTTCGAGAACCACCAGGGCCGCACCGCGATCGGGCCGTCCGCCACCCCGCTGTCGCACGTGGTCAAGGGCGTGGGCAACGACGACGGCCAGACCGAGGGCGCCGTCCAGGGCCAGATCCTCGGCACCTACCTGCACGGTCCCGCGCTGCCGCGCAACCCGGGCCTCGCCGACCTGCTGCTGCGCTGGCGCGTCGGGCAGATCCCGCCGCTGGAGCCGTCGTGGGGTGAGCGCCTGCACGAGGAGCGGCTCACGGCCGTCCTGTAG
- a CDS encoding GIDE domain-containing protein, whose protein sequence is MDEVAPTLQLIALALVGFSAFLWLRAMRAHRHRRRLELTPDYTAGGLQACERLPSRAEINATAAEGPGGLLTSPYSQTPCVWFRVEVTHHHYREERGPGDRLEVERLFGLHSHEPFRMSDTTGSVLCAPDWAEVNDPEVSVDQFVASEEPPADILSPAQLAAVGKDKCTSTTVIGPAGLTPGCTYKEWVIRPGQELFVGGLARRNEDGDMFIEGTEDDPVSISTHTEQEMISADWHKELLGFGLLPVALLILAAMLILL, encoded by the coding sequence GTGGATGAAGTAGCGCCAACACTCCAGCTGATCGCGCTAGCGCTGGTCGGCTTCAGTGCCTTCCTGTGGCTGCGTGCCATGCGGGCCCACCGGCACCGTCGGCGGCTTGAGTTGACCCCCGACTACACGGCGGGTGGTCTGCAGGCGTGCGAACGGCTGCCGTCACGCGCCGAGATCAACGCGACCGCCGCCGAGGGGCCCGGAGGCCTGCTGACCTCCCCCTACTCGCAGACACCGTGTGTCTGGTTCCGTGTGGAGGTCACCCACCACCACTACCGGGAGGAGCGGGGACCGGGCGACCGCCTTGAGGTCGAGCGGCTGTTCGGCCTGCACTCCCACGAACCGTTCCGGATGAGCGACACGACCGGCAGCGTGCTCTGCGCGCCCGACTGGGCCGAGGTCAACGACCCCGAGGTCAGCGTCGACCAGTTCGTCGCGAGCGAGGAGCCGCCGGCCGACATCCTCTCTCCGGCGCAGCTGGCCGCCGTGGGCAAGGACAAGTGCACCAGCACCACGGTCATCGGCCCCGCCGGTCTCACCCCGGGCTGCACCTACAAGGAGTGGGTCATCCGCCCCGGCCAGGAGCTGTTCGTCGGGGGCCTGGCACGCCGCAACGAGGACGGCGACATGTTCATCGAGGGCACCGAAGACGACCCGGTGAGCATCTCCACCCACACCGAGCAGGAGATGATCAGCGCCGACTGGCACAAGGAGCTGCTCGGGTTCGGGCTGCTGCCCGTCGCGCTGCTGATCCTGGCCGCGATGCTGATCCTGCTGTAA
- the ygfZ gene encoding CAF17-like 4Fe-4S cluster assembly/insertion protein YgfZ, producing MTSPLLTRAGAVAAEPPDADVAAHYGEPAQEGRALEDAAGWIDRGNRGVVRVTGPDRLSWLHSLTSQFLDGIAPGTATEALVMETKGHIRFHLSVVEDGTAVWAHTEPGAAADLAQFLDSMRFMLRVEVEDLSDSRRVLTLAGPEREKALEAVADRLDDVPLRRAEDETDLFLPADALAPVAEALTAAGARPVGMWAYEARRIAEHRPRLGRDTDHRSIPHEMNWVGRAVHLEKGCYPGQETVARVHNLGRPPRRLVLLHLDGTAERLPEQGASIELGGRAVGAVGSSARHHELGPIALGLVKRNVPVDAEFVVDGIAAGQEVIVPPDTGANAQIGLRRRPA from the coding sequence ATGACTTCGCCGCTGTTGACGCGCGCCGGGGCCGTCGCCGCCGAGCCCCCGGACGCCGACGTCGCCGCACACTACGGGGAACCCGCCCAGGAGGGCCGCGCCCTGGAGGACGCCGCCGGATGGATCGACCGCGGGAACCGCGGCGTCGTCCGGGTGACCGGCCCCGACCGCCTGAGCTGGCTGCACAGCCTCACCAGCCAGTTCCTGGACGGCATCGCGCCGGGCACCGCGACCGAGGCCCTGGTGATGGAAACCAAGGGGCACATCCGGTTCCACCTGTCGGTCGTCGAGGACGGCACGGCCGTCTGGGCGCACACCGAGCCCGGGGCCGCCGCGGACCTGGCGCAGTTCCTGGACTCCATGCGGTTCATGCTGCGCGTGGAGGTCGAGGACCTCAGCGACAGCCGCCGCGTCCTCACGCTGGCCGGCCCCGAGCGGGAGAAGGCCCTGGAGGCCGTCGCCGACCGGCTGGACGACGTTCCCCTACGCCGCGCCGAGGACGAGACCGACCTGTTCCTCCCGGCCGACGCTCTCGCCCCGGTCGCCGAGGCGCTCACCGCCGCCGGTGCCCGCCCGGTGGGGATGTGGGCGTATGAGGCCCGGCGTATCGCCGAGCACCGGCCCCGCCTGGGGCGGGACACCGACCACCGCAGCATCCCGCACGAGATGAACTGGGTCGGCCGCGCCGTGCATCTCGAGAAGGGCTGCTACCCGGGCCAGGAGACGGTCGCGCGGGTGCACAACCTGGGGCGCCCGCCGCGCCGCCTGGTGCTGCTGCACCTGGACGGCACCGCCGAGCGCCTGCCCGAGCAGGGGGCGTCGATCGAGCTCGGCGGCCGCGCCGTCGGCGCCGTGGGCTCCTCCGCGCGCCACCACGAGCTCGGCCCGATCGCGCTCGGTCTGGTCAAGCGCAATGTCCCCGTCGACGCCGAATTCGTCGTGGACGGCATCGCGGCAGGTCAGGAGGTCATCGTCCCGCCGGACACGGGCGCCAACGCCCAGATCGGCCTCCGGCGCCGGCCGGCCTGA
- a CDS encoding Fur family transcriptional regulator — MSHLTWREELRARGYRVTPQRQLVLEAVRELEHATPDAICTEVQKTAAGLNLSTVYRTLDVLEKVGLITHTHLGAGAPSYHLAEEADHLHVVCRECGEVTDTALELADPLVERLRRDLGFEADARHLTVVGQCSRCRAAAAGQEADAGAERGTETA, encoded by the coding sequence ATGTCGCACCTCACCTGGCGTGAAGAGCTGCGCGCCCGTGGCTACCGCGTGACCCCGCAGCGGCAGCTGGTGCTCGAAGCCGTCCGGGAGCTGGAGCACGCCACCCCGGACGCCATCTGCACCGAGGTGCAGAAGACCGCCGCCGGGCTCAACCTCTCCACCGTCTACCGGACCCTCGACGTGCTCGAGAAGGTCGGGCTGATCACGCACACCCACCTCGGAGCGGGCGCGCCCTCCTACCATCTCGCCGAGGAGGCCGACCACCTGCACGTCGTGTGCCGGGAGTGCGGCGAGGTCACCGACACCGCGCTCGAGCTGGCCGATCCGCTGGTCGAGCGGCTCCGCCGCGACCTCGGCTTCGAGGCCGACGCCCGCCACCTGACGGTGGTCGGCCAGTGCAGCCGCTGCCGCGCCGCGGCGGCCGGGCAGGAGGCGGACGCGGGCGCGGAACGGGGCACCGAGACCGCATAG
- a CDS encoding FABP family protein, with the protein MQPEVHPDLEKLSFLIGRWEGVGVAGYTDMDEFQFGQEIEFTHDGEPYLTYRSRVWRINEDGSLGDFVTSESGFWRIRQSEAEQGTEPTADSPTIHLEVLISHPEGFTELYLGNIFAHRVEMSTDVVLRTETGKHVTAGHRLYGLFGDNRETLGYAWDMAAHGQELRSYMSAQLKQATTQS; encoded by the coding sequence ATGCAGCCTGAGGTGCACCCCGATCTTGAGAAGCTGTCGTTCCTGATCGGTCGCTGGGAAGGTGTCGGCGTCGCCGGCTACACGGACATGGACGAGTTCCAGTTCGGCCAGGAGATCGAGTTCACGCACGACGGAGAGCCCTACCTGACCTACCGCAGCCGCGTGTGGCGGATCAACGAGGACGGCTCCCTCGGCGACTTCGTGACCTCCGAGTCCGGCTTCTGGCGGATCCGCCAGTCGGAGGCGGAGCAGGGCACGGAGCCGACCGCCGACTCTCCGACGATCCACCTGGAGGTGCTGATCTCGCACCCCGAGGGCTTCACGGAGCTCTACCTCGGCAACATCTTCGCCCACCGCGTGGAGATGTCCACCGACGTGGTGCTGCGCACCGAGACGGGCAAGCACGTCACCGCCGGGCACCGGCTCTACGGGCTGTTCGGCGACAACCGCGAGACGCTGGGCTACGCGTGGGACATGGCCGCACACGGCCAGGAGCTGCGCTCCTACATGTCCGCCCAGCTCAAGCAGGCCACCACGCAGAGCTGA
- a CDS encoding GIDE domain-containing protein — translation MLLVIGVVLLLGAAILAPLAIRAVRRWSLQRGMAEVRPRALATCAGRQVSVSGTAVPGPNGAIESGLASAECVWHGHEVLRHYWALTRSPETAVHDRERASDSIADYGSSELFGIVGPGNSADGSPVLIDPEDAALSGAHMCLQRVVGRPQPGVPAQADDLLPRVKGKISGLFRGETIEFEYREWVLRPGDPIVVHGRLEMRDGRPVITAPLDGRLRIEQGGDRPEAPSAHRATDALLLSGSAVVTACTGVLLVFAGA, via the coding sequence GTGTTGCTGGTGATCGGGGTAGTGCTGCTGCTCGGCGCAGCGATCCTGGCACCCCTGGCCATCCGGGCGGTGCGCAGATGGTCCCTGCAGCGGGGCATGGCCGAGGTGCGCCCCCGGGCGCTGGCCACGTGTGCCGGGCGGCAGGTCAGCGTCTCCGGGACCGCCGTGCCCGGCCCCAACGGCGCCATCGAGTCGGGCCTGGCCAGCGCCGAGTGCGTCTGGCACGGCCACGAGGTGCTGCGGCACTACTGGGCGCTCACCCGCAGCCCCGAGACCGCCGTTCACGACCGGGAGCGCGCCTCGGACTCCATCGCCGACTACGGTTCCTCCGAGCTGTTCGGCATCGTCGGTCCCGGAAACTCCGCCGACGGCTCGCCGGTCCTGATCGATCCCGAGGACGCCGCACTGTCCGGCGCCCACATGTGCCTGCAACGCGTCGTCGGCCGCCCGCAGCCCGGTGTGCCCGCCCAGGCCGACGACCTGCTGCCCCGGGTCAAGGGGAAGATCTCCGGTCTCTTCCGCGGCGAGACCATCGAGTTCGAGTACCGCGAGTGGGTGCTGCGCCCCGGCGACCCGATCGTCGTCCACGGGCGCCTGGAGATGCGCGACGGCCGCCCGGTGATCACCGCGCCGCTCGACGGGCGACTCCGCATCGAGCAGGGCGGCGACCGCCCGGAGGCCCCGTCCGCGCACCGCGCCACGGACGCTCTGCTGCTCAGCGGCAGCGCCGTGGTGACCGCCTGCACCGGCGTGCTGCTGGTGTTCGCCGGAGCCTGA